In Methanomicrobia archaeon, the sequence GTCCTCATGTGCAGGGGGTCCGGAGAGACGAAAAGTATAGAAACAGAAATGGAAGAATCGGCGTTGATGGAAACGGGTAATATACTCGCTTCTGCGTTTTGCAGTGCCATTGCAGACTTTTTTCAGTTCTCTATGTTGCCGTCACCACCCTCCTTTGCTCTTGATATGATGGGTGCAATGATAGAAAGTGCTATCATAGCAGTGGCACAAGCGCATGAAACTGAGCATGTAGTTCTCTTCAAATGTGATTTTGAAGAAGAAGAAAACGGGCTCTATGGCTATATCTTGCTCTTCCCCAATGCGGAGAGTCTAAACAACATACTATCTATGCTTGAGGCAACAGTAGCGGCGGTATAAACAGAACAAAGGAGATAATAAGGAGAAAGAATAATGGAAGAAAACGGGGATTTTGGAGAGTTAGAGTTAAATCATTTTCAAAAGGATGCACTCAGTGAGCTTGGTAACATAGCTTCGGCACATGCTGTCACTTCTCTGGCTGAGATGACGGGGATGATCATAGATATGGAAGTACCAAGTGTGGACGTGGTGCCCCTAACGGATATGAAACACCAGATAGAAACCGAGAGGATAGGGGCGGGGATTTTAATCGGGCTTGAGGGCAGTTTCTCTGGTCATATGCAGATCCTTTTCCCAAAACAGAGTGCCTTGACACTTACTGATCTCCTGATGGGGAGGATGCCTGGAGAAACGATGAATATAGTCTCAGAAATGGAGGAATCGGCGTTGAAGGAGATAGGTAATATACTTGCCTCTTCGTTCTGTGATGCCATAGCGGACTTTCTTCAGTTTTCGCTGTTGCCCTCACCGCCCTCTTTCACGTTTGATCTGATTGATGTCGTGGTGGGGAACGCAGTAGCAGCCGTCGTAGCGGGATCTCAAAAAGAT encodes:
- a CDS encoding chemotaxis protein CheC, which translates into the protein MIENRDGKEKFWDSELELDPFRKDALNELGNIASCHAVTALAEMTGMTINIAVPSVDIVSITDTEKLLELEKIVAGNFIRLEGGFSGYLQVLFPERSALRLVDVLMCRGSGETKSIETEMEESALMETGNILASAFCSAIADFFQFSMLPSPPSFALDMMGAMIESAIIAVAQAHETEHVVLFKCDFEEEENGLYGYILLFPNAESLNNILSMLEATVAAV
- a CDS encoding chemotaxis protein CheC; translation: MEENGDFGELELNHFQKDALSELGNIASAHAVTSLAEMTGMIIDMEVPSVDVVPLTDMKHQIETERIGAGILIGLEGSFSGHMQILFPKQSALTLTDLLMGRMPGETMNIVSEMEESALKEIGNILASSFCDAIADFLQFSLLPSPPSFTFDLIDVVVGNAVAAVVAGSQKDERTILFKCDFKDENENGLRGYIMLFPQKESLKNILAMLEAKVTYRG